One part of the uncultured Bacteroides sp. genome encodes these proteins:
- a CDS encoding glycoside hydrolase family 140 protein has product MKRNKIIALACLFLLGVSGTMKAQKNEPKTYIPWANGKLVVDESGRYLKQANGAPFFWLGDTGWLMPARLDRDEVEYYLEQCSKKGFNMVQIMLMHTIPEINTYGQWALPDGFNFKNIDKKGVYGYWDHIDYIVRTAEKKGIYIGMVCLWGTPVQKGLVTEKDAQVYGKFLADRYKNNPNIVWFIGGDIRGDVKPTVWNTLANSIKTNDENHLMTFHPRGRTTSAVWFNNEKWLDFNMFQSGHRRYGQRFGDGDYTIQENTEEDNWRYVEKSFAMKPLKPTIDGEPVYEEIPQGLHDTTQPLWNANDIRRYAYWSVFAGSFGHTYGHNSIMQMLKNGVGGAYGATKPWYDALKDPGMNQMKYLKNLMLTLPYFDRVPDQTVVAGTNGELYERVIATRGNDYLMAYNYTNRPVQIDLTKISGAKKKVWWYNPSNGELQYAGEFDNKVTEFIEDSGYRAGNDRVLIAVDSSKDYIKQDWASLPDAQQKWNKK; this is encoded by the coding sequence ATGAAAAGAAACAAGATCATTGCATTGGCATGTTTGTTCCTTTTAGGAGTTTCTGGCACTATGAAAGCACAGAAAAACGAACCTAAAACTTACATCCCATGGGCTAATGGAAAGTTGGTTGTTGATGAAAGCGGACGTTATTTGAAACAGGCTAATGGTGCTCCGTTCTTCTGGTTAGGTGATACAGGCTGGCTTATGCCTGCACGTCTTGATCGTGATGAAGTGGAATATTATCTTGAACAATGCAGCAAGAAAGGCTTTAATATGGTTCAGATTATGTTAATGCATACTATTCCTGAGATCAATACTTATGGTCAATGGGCTTTACCTGATGGATTTAATTTTAAGAACATCGATAAAAAAGGTGTTTACGGATATTGGGACCATATAGATTATATTGTTCGTACTGCTGAGAAGAAAGGTATTTATATTGGTATGGTGTGTCTTTGGGGAACTCCTGTTCAGAAAGGACTGGTAACAGAAAAAGATGCGCAGGTTTATGGCAAATTCCTGGCAGATCGCTATAAGAATAATCCTAATATTGTTTGGTTTATCGGAGGAGATATTCGTGGTGATGTGAAGCCAACTGTATGGAATACACTTGCCAATTCTATAAAAACTAATGATGAAAATCACCTGATGACTTTCCACCCAAGAGGAAGAACAACTTCTGCTGTTTGGTTTAATAATGAAAAGTGGTTAGACTTTAATATGTTCCAGTCAGGTCACCGTCGTTACGGTCAACGATTTGGCGATGGAGATTATACCATTCAGGAAAATACAGAAGAGGATAACTGGAGATATGTAGAAAAAAGCTTTGCTATGAAGCCTTTGAAGCCAACTATTGATGGTGAACCTGTTTACGAAGAAATTCCTCAGGGGTTGCATGATACCACACAACCTTTATGGAATGCTAATGATATTCGTCGTTATGCATACTGGTCGGTTTTTGCCGGTTCATTCGGACATACTTACGGACATAATTCAATTATGCAGATGTTGAAGAATGGAGTAGGGGGAGCTTACGGTGCAACAAAACCATGGTATGATGCATTGAAAGATCCTGGAATGAACCAGATGAAATATCTGAAAAACCTGATGCTTACTTTACCATACTTTGATAGAGTACCAGATCAGACTGTTGTTGCCGGAACAAATGGTGAACTTTACGAAAGAGTTATAGCTACTCGTGGTAATGATTACCTTATGGCTTACAACTATACTAATCGCCCGGTACAAATAGACCTTACAAAAATTTCGGGTGCGAAGAAGAAAGTATGGTGGTATAATCCTTCAAACGGAGAATTGCAGTATGCAGGTGAGTTTGATAATAAAGTAACCGAATTTATTGAAGATAGCGGTTATCGTGCAGGAAATGATCGCGTCTTGATTGCGGTTGATTCTTCTAAGGATTATATTAAGCAAGATTGGGCATCTCTTCCAGATGCACAACAAAAATGGAATAAAAAATAA
- a CDS encoding family 78 glycoside hydrolase catalytic domain: MPKKKIFLLLVCLLSLKVAAYAGVSINSLRCEMLNNPVGIDTESPRISWRISSSDRGVTQLSYQILVASSLQKLNAGEGDVWNSGIVKSSQSQWVSYAGQSLKSNGRYFWKVKVTTNAGESSWSESAQWSMGLLSQNDWKAQWIGLDKLMPWDSDTQFSRMSARYLRKEFTPKKKVAHATVHISGLGLYELYINGQKVGDRVLAPAPTDYRKTTLYNSYDVTALLKDKANAMGVTLGNGRFYTMRQNFKNYKIPTFGFPKVRLVLIMEYTDGSKDVIGSDTSWKINADGPIRSNNEYDGEVYDARKELGNWTEPGFNDSSWESAQRVTLPSGMLRAEMTAGMKVVDKIHPVSITELPGKKYILDMGQNMAGWLRIKVKGNAGDTIRLRFAEVLQKNGELYMEPLRDAKVTNLYILKGQGTEEWAPKFVYNGFRYVEITGYKYKPSLDQFVGEVVNDEMETLGSFSCTDPIINQIYKNAFWGIRSNYKGMPVDCPQRNERQPWLGDRAVGSLGESFVMENGQLYSKWMDDIRDAQREDGCIPDVAPSYLNYYTDNITWPSVFLLSSDMVYSQFGNVQPIVKNYDAMKKWMDHMKKEYLREGIMTRDEYGDWCVPPESPELIHSKDPKRQTDGLLVSTAYYYKMLALMSKFATLQNKTEDAKEFDAIAANVKDAFNKKYFNTDSLFYGNNSATSNLLPLAFGMVPDNMVEKVSKQIVDKVMNDSKGHICTGLVGSQWIMRELCKMGRADVAYLLASNDTYPSWGYMVKKGATTIWELWNGDTAGPKMNSKNHVMLLGDLIPFFYENMAGIKTDEKEAGFKKIIMKPNFEIQDLSDVDASYMTPYGKVVSKWKKNLKHLDWNITIPANATAIVYLPSDKSMIKEGGIPVAKAKGVKYLGKEGNFTCWEVGSGDYSFSVDMNVGLGAWRKGIVEDEFLYEKASFPSAHAATIADTPTGLVASFFGGTKEGNPDVCIWVCRKTAEGWTIPQKVADGIMSDTLRKACYNPVLFQVPGGELLLFFKIGKSVGDWTGYLIRSFDGGKTWTQREELPKNILGPIKNKPVMIGNKLVCPTSTEKNGWKVHFEFTEDKGKTWRETQPINDGKTINAIQPSIIFHKDGSLQILCRSLNGAIADAWSKDGGETWSEMKLIDLPNNNSGTDAVTLKDGRQVLIYNHVKTPKGAKKGARTPLNIAVSKDGKKWFASLILEDSPIGQYSYPSIIQGNDGYIHAIYTWRRQRIKYMKIDPKQLKEVPIVNGQWPDLKK, translated from the coding sequence ATGCCGAAGAAAAAAATCTTTTTGTTACTCGTTTGTCTGCTTTCTCTGAAAGTTGCAGCTTATGCTGGAGTAAGCATAAACAGTCTGCGTTGCGAGATGCTGAACAATCCTGTGGGAATTGATACAGAATCTCCACGGATAAGCTGGCGCATTTCTTCTTCCGATAGAGGGGTGACTCAGCTTTCTTACCAGATATTAGTTGCCTCGTCGCTGCAAAAACTAAATGCCGGTGAAGGAGATGTATGGAACTCCGGCATTGTTAAGTCTTCCCAGTCTCAATGGGTGAGTTATGCAGGACAGTCATTAAAAAGTAATGGCCGTTATTTCTGGAAAGTAAAGGTTACTACCAATGCAGGAGAATCTTCCTGGAGTGAATCTGCTCAATGGAGCATGGGATTACTTTCACAGAATGACTGGAAAGCTCAGTGGATTGGTTTGGATAAACTGATGCCATGGGATTCCGATACTCAGTTTTCACGCATGTCTGCCCGTTATCTTCGTAAGGAGTTTACTCCAAAGAAAAAAGTAGCACATGCCACAGTTCATATTTCCGGTTTAGGATTATATGAATTGTATATCAATGGTCAGAAAGTTGGCGACCGTGTTCTTGCACCTGCACCAACCGATTACAGAAAAACTACTCTTTATAATAGTTACGACGTTACAGCTTTGTTGAAAGATAAGGCAAATGCAATGGGTGTTACTCTTGGTAACGGACGTTTCTATACCATGCGTCAGAATTTCAAGAACTATAAAATCCCTACATTTGGTTTTCCAAAAGTACGTCTGGTACTTATAATGGAATATACTGACGGATCAAAAGATGTAATTGGAAGTGATACTTCATGGAAAATTAATGCCGATGGTCCTATCCGTAGCAATAACGAATATGACGGTGAGGTGTATGATGCCCGCAAAGAGCTTGGTAACTGGACAGAACCGGGATTCAATGATTCTTCATGGGAATCGGCACAACGTGTAACCCTTCCTTCCGGAATGCTTCGTGCTGAAATGACTGCAGGAATGAAGGTTGTAGATAAAATCCACCCTGTTTCTATCACAGAACTTCCCGGCAAGAAATATATTCTCGACATGGGACAAAATATGGCCGGATGGTTAAGAATAAAAGTGAAAGGCAATGCCGGTGATACTATCCGCCTTCGTTTTGCTGAAGTTCTTCAGAAGAACGGCGAACTTTATATGGAACCTCTCAGAGATGCAAAGGTTACTAATCTTTATATTCTGAAAGGACAAGGAACAGAAGAGTGGGCACCTAAATTTGTATATAATGGTTTCCGCTATGTAGAGATAACCGGATACAAATACAAACCTTCATTAGATCAGTTTGTTGGTGAAGTTGTTAATGATGAAATGGAAACACTCGGTTCATTCAGCTGTACTGATCCTATCATTAATCAGATATACAAAAATGCTTTCTGGGGAATTCGTAGCAATTACAAAGGAATGCCTGTTGACTGTCCGCAGAGAAACGAACGTCAGCCTTGGTTGGGCGACCGCGCTGTAGGCTCTCTTGGCGAAAGCTTTGTAATGGAAAACGGACAGCTTTACAGTAAGTGGATGGACGATATCCGCGATGCACAACGTGAAGATGGTTGTATTCCAGATGTGGCACCTTCTTATCTGAACTATTACACAGATAATATAACATGGCCTTCCGTATTCCTTTTATCATCTGATATGGTTTATTCACAGTTTGGAAATGTGCAACCTATCGTGAAGAACTATGATGCTATGAAGAAATGGATGGATCACATGAAGAAGGAATACCTGAGAGAGGGTATTATGACTCGTGATGAATATGGCGACTGGTGTGTTCCACCTGAATCTCCTGAATTGATTCACTCAAAAGACCCGAAGCGCCAGACAGATGGCCTTTTGGTTTCTACAGCTTATTACTATAAAATGCTTGCTTTGATGAGTAAGTTTGCAACATTGCAAAATAAGACTGAAGATGCAAAAGAGTTTGATGCAATTGCTGCCAATGTAAAAGATGCTTTCAACAAGAAATATTTCAATACAGATAGCTTGTTCTACGGAAATAACTCGGCAACATCCAACTTGCTTCCATTAGCATTTGGTATGGTTCCTGATAATATGGTAGAAAAAGTAAGCAAGCAGATTGTTGATAAGGTGATGAATGATAGCAAAGGACATATATGTACCGGATTAGTAGGTTCGCAATGGATTATGCGTGAATTGTGCAAGATGGGACGTGCTGATGTTGCATATCTGCTGGCTTCAAACGATACATACCCAAGCTGGGGATATATGGTTAAAAAGGGAGCGACTACAATCTGGGAGTTATGGAACGGTGATACTGCCGGACCAAAGATGAACTCAAAGAATCACGTAATGCTTCTTGGCGATTTGATTCCATTCTTCTACGAGAATATGGCCGGAATCAAAACCGATGAAAAGGAAGCCGGTTTTAAGAAAATTATCATGAAGCCTAATTTCGAGATTCAGGATTTGAGTGATGTTGATGCTTCTTATATGACTCCTTACGGAAAAGTAGTGAGCAAATGGAAAAAGAATCTGAAACATCTGGATTGGAATATCACTATTCCTGCCAATGCAACTGCCATAGTTTACTTACCTTCGGATAAATCAATGATAAAAGAGGGTGGTATTCCTGTTGCGAAAGCCAAAGGTGTGAAATACCTTGGCAAAGAAGGAAACTTTACTTGTTGGGAAGTTGGTTCGGGTGACTATTCATTCAGTGTTGATATGAATGTAGGTTTAGGTGCATGGAGAAAAGGAATTGTAGAAGATGAGTTCCTTTACGAAAAAGCTTCTTTCCCATCAGCACATGCTGCTACAATAGCCGACACTCCAACCGGACTTGTTGCTTCATTCTTTGGAGGAACAAAGGAAGGAAATCCTGATGTTTGCATCTGGGTATGCAGAAAAACAGCCGAAGGATGGACTATTCCTCAAAAAGTGGCCGATGGTATAATGAGCGATACTTTGCGTAAGGCATGCTATAACCCGGTACTTTTTCAGGTACCCGGTGGCGAACTATTGTTATTCTTTAAGATAGGAAAGAGTGTGGGCGACTGGACCGGTTACCTTATTCGCTCTTTCGATGGAGGAAAAACATGGACTCAACGCGAAGAGTTGCCGAAGAATATCCTTGGACCAATTAAAAACAAACCCGTAATGATTGGTAATAAGTTAGTTTGTCCTACAAGTACTGAAAAGAATGGTTGGAAAGTTCACTTTGAGTTTACAGAAGATAAAGGAAAGACATGGCGCGAAACACAACCTATCAATGATGGAAAGACAATCAATGCCATTCAGCCAAGTATCATATTCCATAAAGATGGATCGTTACAGATTCTTTGTCGCTCTCTAAATGGTGCAATAGCCGATGCATGGTCGAAAGATGGAGGTGAGACTTGGAGTGAGATGAAACTGATTGATCTTCCTAACAATAACTCGGGTACAGATGCAGTTACATTGAAAGATGGCCGTCAGGTATTGATTTATAATCATGTTAAAACACCTAAAGGAGCAAAGAAAGGTGCACGTACACCTTTAAATATTGCTGTATCAAAAGACGGAAAGAAATGGTTTGCTTCACTCATTCTTGAAGATTCACCTATTGGTCAATACTCTTATCCTTCAATAATACAAGGTAACGACGGTTATATTCATGCTATTTATACCTGGAGACGCCAGCGTATTAAATACATGAAGATTGATCCTAAGCAGTTAAAAGAAGTGCCTATTGTCAATGGACAATGGCCTGATTTGAAAAAGTAG
- a CDS encoding glycoside hydrolase family 95 protein, whose translation MNRKNTYFSRHRFLILFSSLFLSLYAEAAGYKLWYDKPASVWTEALPLGNGRLGAMVYGTPSVEQIQLNEETIWAGRPNNNANPEALQYIPKVRELVFAGKYLEAQTLATEKVMANTNSGMPYQTFGDLRIAFPGHTRYTDYYRELSLDSARALVSYKVDGVRYKREMITSFPDQVIMIRLSADAAKKITFNAFFTSPHQDVVVDTEGNSVTLSGVSSWHEGLKGKVEFQGRLTVKAVNGKVQYKDGTVTVEGADEATLYVSIGTNFVNYKDISGNSAERAKSFLEKALNRDYATSFKEHVSIFKKYMDRVSLYLGENKQDGITTDKRIENFAQTNDAHLVATYFQFGRYLLISSSQPGGQPANLQGIWNDKLLPSWDSKYTCNINVEMNYWPSEVANLTELNEPLFNMVKEVSESGKETAKVMYGADGWVLHHNTDIWRVTGALDKAPSGMWPSGGAWLCRHLWEHYLYTGDIKFLKEIYPIMKGAAVFFDQTMVKEPSHSWLVVCPSNSPENVHAGSNGEATTAAGCTMDNQLIFDLWNEIISASRLLGVDADFASHLKQRLNEMPPMQVGRWGQLQEWMNDWDDPQDIHRHVSHLYGLFPSNQISPYRTPELFEAARTSLIHRGDPSTGWSMGWKVCLWARLLDGDHAYKLITNQLSLVRNEKKKGGTYPNLFDAHPPFQIDGNFGCATGIAEMLMQSYDGFIYLLPALPSLWKEGHINGLIARGGFELNISWKNGEVDRVVIKSHLGGNCRLRSLTPLKGNGLSKAKGENPNALYAVPTVSKPLVHDSSKLAGISIKNTYLYDLKTKAGKEYIIYKK comes from the coding sequence ATGAATCGTAAAAATACATATTTCAGTCGTCACCGATTTCTTATCCTGTTTTCATCTCTGTTTCTGTCTCTTTATGCAGAAGCGGCAGGATACAAATTGTGGTATGATAAACCGGCTTCTGTATGGACTGAAGCTTTGCCTTTAGGAAATGGTCGTTTAGGTGCAATGGTTTACGGAACTCCTTCTGTAGAGCAGATTCAGCTAAACGAAGAAACTATATGGGCCGGTCGTCCTAATAACAATGCAAATCCGGAAGCTTTGCAATATATACCAAAGGTCAGAGAACTTGTTTTTGCAGGTAAATATCTGGAAGCTCAGACATTGGCTACTGAAAAGGTTATGGCTAATACAAATTCCGGTATGCCATATCAAACATTTGGAGATTTGCGCATTGCTTTTCCGGGACACACTCGTTATACAGATTATTACAGAGAACTAAGTCTTGATTCTGCCCGTGCACTTGTTTCCTATAAAGTGGATGGTGTTCGTTATAAAAGAGAGATGATAACTTCATTTCCAGACCAGGTTATAATGATTCGCTTATCAGCCGATGCTGCAAAGAAAATAACTTTTAATGCATTCTTTACTTCTCCTCATCAGGATGTTGTTGTAGATACAGAAGGAAACAGTGTAACCCTTTCGGGTGTATCTTCATGGCATGAAGGACTAAAAGGAAAAGTAGAGTTTCAGGGGAGACTGACAGTTAAGGCTGTTAATGGAAAAGTACAGTATAAAGACGGAACCGTAACTGTTGAAGGTGCTGATGAAGCAACTTTGTATGTTTCAATAGGAACTAATTTTGTAAATTACAAAGATATATCCGGCAATTCTGCAGAGCGGGCAAAGAGTTTTCTTGAGAAGGCACTGAACAGAGATTATGCAACATCGTTCAAAGAACATGTTTCTATCTTTAAAAAGTACATGGACAGGGTTTCTCTTTATCTTGGAGAAAACAAACAAGACGGAATAACTACCGATAAAAGGATAGAAAACTTTGCACAGACAAACGATGCTCATTTGGTGGCAACTTATTTTCAATTCGGACGTTACCTGTTGATTTCTTCTTCACAACCAGGCGGACAACCGGCCAATCTTCAGGGAATCTGGAACGATAAACTATTGCCTTCATGGGATAGCAAGTATACTTGCAATATCAATGTTGAAATGAATTACTGGCCATCTGAAGTGGCCAACCTCACAGAACTGAATGAACCATTGTTTAACATGGTAAAAGAAGTTTCTGAAAGTGGTAAGGAAACAGCTAAAGTAATGTATGGTGCCGACGGGTGGGTATTGCATCATAATACAGATATCTGGAGAGTAACGGGTGCTTTGGATAAAGCGCCTTCGGGTATGTGGCCTTCTGGTGGAGCATGGTTATGCCGCCATCTTTGGGAACACTATCTGTATACCGGGGATATAAAATTTCTGAAAGAGATATATCCTATCATGAAAGGCGCAGCTGTATTTTTTGACCAGACTATGGTTAAGGAACCATCACATAGCTGGTTGGTTGTTTGTCCTTCCAACTCTCCTGAAAATGTTCATGCCGGAAGTAATGGAGAAGCAACTACTGCTGCAGGTTGTACAATGGATAATCAATTAATCTTCGATCTTTGGAACGAAATTATTTCAGCTTCACGCTTATTGGGTGTTGATGCTGATTTCGCATCTCATCTGAAACAAAGACTGAATGAAATGCCACCAATGCAAGTTGGCCGTTGGGGACAATTGCAGGAATGGATGAACGATTGGGATGATCCGCAGGATATTCATCGTCATGTATCACATCTTTACGGATTATTCCCAAGTAATCAGATATCTCCTTACCGAACGCCTGAATTATTTGAAGCAGCTCGCACATCATTGATTCATCGTGGAGATCCATCTACTGGATGGTCAATGGGATGGAAGGTTTGCTTATGGGCTCGTTTACTCGATGGAGATCATGCATATAAGTTAATTACTAACCAACTTTCTTTGGTTCGCAATGAAAAGAAAAAGGGAGGTACTTATCCAAACTTGTTCGATGCTCATCCACCTTTCCAGATTGATGGAAACTTTGGTTGTGCTACCGGAATTGCAGAGATGTTAATGCAGAGTTATGACGGTTTTATTTATCTACTCCCGGCGTTGCCTTCATTATGGAAAGAAGGGCACATAAACGGACTGATTGCTCGCGGTGGATTTGAATTGAATATCAGTTGGAAAAACGGAGAGGTTGATCGTGTTGTAATAAAGTCTCATCTTGGAGGAAATTGTCGCTTGCGCTCACTCACTCCGCTTAAAGGAAACGGTCTGTCGAAAGCCAAAGGTGAAAACCCGAATGCACTTTATGCAGTACCTACTGTATCTAAACCATTGGTTCACGACTCTTCAAAACTTGCAGGAATAAGTATAAAGAACACTTATCTGTATGATTTGAAAACAAAAGCAGGAAAAGAATACATAATCTATAAAAAATAA